A region from the Hylaeus volcanicus isolate JK05 chromosome 6, UHH_iyHylVolc1.0_haploid, whole genome shotgun sequence genome encodes:
- the LOC128877784 gene encoding phenoloxidase-activating factor 2-like yields MSRLLASACAISIVLMISETVSLDRPGRGTTRQLESSPLFLFHLLKLKHKIQRIENIPTIPSTADCICIPHYLCDINGTVTPDKIGTIDIRYRRCTGDLEVCCRLVNATTTTTTTTTTTMRTTTTTKATTTTTKATTTTTKAPTTTTTTTTTTLPPIIFPNSGSPNAEICVCVLATQCDPNGIIGSSGEGVINPRIQYVQCPSSNQVCCMPTAVIQYPTTPRQICVLCGSTIQCSNGVVVPVNVGVVNPVVTYQQTCPVPTTCCQGVNPIYNNGIPVVLGPVRYANTPQACYCVKSWLCAPGNSVSWDNAGAIDPRFSACSSADEVCCRAATIGVQSGRNLQDGTAENIMNGEASFSQVGCGLWNRTYAPAQPYPAGSGRTYFAEFPWMVALLTVQSDGKYLFQCGGSLITNKAVLTAAHCVNNLSNNRLVARIGQLDLEKGPKAQPAPYQDANVRVAVTHPSFYSAALFNDIAVLILDKPINQSINAVPICIPQQGLIFPDGTQCIGTGWGKNSFGGAYQTELRKVEIPIVSRADCQSRLRTTKLGPYFQLHGSFLCAGGQVNKDTCQGDGGGPLVCPTATGQFFQAGIVSWGIGCGTSNVPAVYTNVAQYTQWIDQQLATYGA; encoded by the exons ATGTCGCGGCTCCTCGCGTCGGCGTGTGCTATCTCGATCGTCCTAATGATTTCGGAAACCGTGTCGCTGGATCGACCTGGCCGGGGTACGACGAGACAGCTCGAATCGTCACCCTTGTTCTTGTTCCACTTGCTGAAGCTGAAGCACAAGATTCAGAGAATAGAGAACATTCCGACCATACCGTCAACCGCGGATTGCATTTGCATACCTCACTATCTGTGTGACATCAATGGTACCGTCACGCCGGATAAGATCGGAACGATCGATATTCG atATAGAAGATGTACGGGTGACTTGGAAGTCTGCTGTCGCCTGGTGAACGCAACCACCACGACAACTACTACTACAACTACGACCATGCGAACTACCACGACAACTAAAGCAACTACTACAACAACTAAAGCAACTACTACAACAACTAAAGCACCAACGACCACGACCACGACCACGACCACAACTCTTCCGCCAATTATATTCCCGAATTCAGGATCCCCTAATGCTGAAATCTGTGTATGCGTGCTGGCGACGCAATGCGATCCAAATGGAATCATTGGATCGTCAGGCGAGGGTGTGATCAACCCCCGAATACAATACGTCCAATGTCCCAGCAGCAATCAGGTCTGTTGCATGCCAACAGCAGTGATACAGTATCCTACAACTCCTCGTCAAATCTGCGTCCTTTGTGGAAGCACGATCCAGTGCAGCAATGGGGTCGTGGTTCCCGTGAACGTCGGGGTCGTGAACCCCGTGGTGACCTACCAACAAACGTGCCCAGTGCCCACTACCTGCTGCCAAGGGGTTAATCCAATATACAACAACGGGATTCCAGTGGTACTGGGGCCCGTCAGGTACGCCAACACTCCTCAGGCTTGTTACTGCGTCAAGAGCTGGCTGTGCGCCCCTGGAAACTCGGTCAGTTGGGATAACGCTGGCGCCATTGACCCCAG GTTTTCCGCGTGTTCCTCGGCGGACGAGGTTTGCTGTCGAGCTGCAACAATCGGGGTGCAAAGTGGTCGTAATTTACAAGATGGAACGGCGGAGAACATAATGAACGGAGAGGCTTCGTTTTCTCAAGTGGGATGCGGCCTCTGGAATAGGACGTATGCCCCAG CACAGCCGTACCCTGCGGGCAGTGGAAGAACCTACTTCGCGGAGTTTCCATGGATGGTTGCCCTCCTAACGGTGCAGTCGGATGGCAAGTACCTGTTCCAATGCGGTGGATCGCTGATCACCAATAAAGCTGTCCTAACAGCCGCTCATTGCGTCAACAA CCTGAGCAACAATAGATTGGTGGCGCGCATCGGTCAGCTAGACTTGGAAAAAGGACCCAAAGCTCAACCAGCGCCCTATCAAGATGCCAACGTTAGGGTTGCTGTGACCCACCCTTCATTTTACAGCGCAGCTCTGTTCAATGACATCGCAGTGCTCATTTTAGACAAACCAATCAATCAAAGCATCAACGCTGTTCCCATTTGCATACCGCAACAGGGATTGATTTTTCCTGATGGCACCCAGTGTATCGGGACAGGCTGGGGAAAGAACTCTTTTG GTGGTGCATACCAGACCGAGCTGAGGAAGGTGGAGATTCCCATTGTAAGCAGGGCCGATTGTCAAAGTCGACTTAGGACCACGAAATTGGGCCCATATTTTCAGCTGCATGGCTCGTTTTTGTGCGCCGGGGGGCAAGTAAATAAAGACACGTGTCAAGGGGACGGTGGGGGTCCTTTGGTCTGTCCGACGGCCACCGGCCAATTCTTTCAG gcTGGCATCGTGTCTTGGGGGATCGGTTGCGGCACGTCGAATGTACCCGCTGTTTATACAAACGTCGCTCAGTATACACAGTGGATCGATCAACAACTGGCAACTTACGGAGCGTGA